A region of the Chryseobacterium cucumeris genome:
TTAGTCTGACATACAAAATCACTTTTCGGAATATCTGTAGACGCAATGGCTTTAAAACCTCCTTCAATTTCTGAAAAATTCCTGTAGCCTCTTGCCTGAAGGATACTCGCTGCCATTGTACTTCTGTAACCGCTACCACAATGCATGTAGAAATGTTCTGTTGGTTTTATCTTATGAATCCAATCATTGATATAGGCCAGAGGTTTGCTGTAAGCTTCATTAATATGTTCTGCATTGTATTCACTTTCTTTTCTTATATCAATAATTTTCGCTTCTTTTCCTTTGATTTCACTTTCAAACTGTTCTGCAGAGATGCGATTGACAAGGTCTGTTTCCTTTCCGCTTTTTTTCCAGCTTTCAAAACCTCCGTCCAGAAAACCTAAAATATGATCGAATCCTACTCTGCTCAAACGGGTTACCGCTTCTTCTTCATATCCTTTTTCAGTAACCAGTAGAATAGGCTGGCTGACATCAGCAATTAAAGCGCCTACCCACGGGGCAAAATCACCATCCAATCCTATATTGATAGACTGTGGGATAAAACCTTTGGCAAATTCACGGTTGGATCTTACATCTAAAATCAAAGCACCTGAGGCTTCAGCAATTTCCTCAAACTGTTCAGGAGAAAGAGCGTGCAACCCTTTTGAAAGTACTTCATCAAAACTACTGTACCCTTTTTTATTCATCATCACATTCATTCCGAAATAAGCTGGTGGAGGTAAAAGACCATCCGTTACTTCTTTTATAAAGCTCTGTCTGTCCTTTTGATTCAGGGCATAATTGGTTCTTTTTTGATTCCCCAAAGTATCTACTGTTTCTTTCTGCATATTTTTACCGCAGGCTGAACCGGCTCCATGAGCTGGATACACCGTAATATCATTATCTAAAGGCAAAATCTTATTGTATAGACTATCATATAAGAGTCCCGCCAGCTCTTCCTGCGTCATATTGGCTCCTTTCTGTGCGAGATCAGGACGCCCCACATCCCCGAGGAATAAGGTATCACCACTAAAAAGGGCCTTTTCAACACCGTTTTCGTCAATCAACAGAAAGCATGTGCTTTCAAGAGTGTGTCCCGGCGTGTGAAGAACCTTAATTTTAATGTCTCCGATTTCAAATATCTGTTCATCCTCTACAATGATGGCATCAAACTCCGGATGGGCTGTCGGACCATAAACAATCGGAGCTCCCGTTTTATGGCTTAAATCCAGATGTCCGCTTACGAAATCTGCGTGAAAATGGGTTTCAAAGATGTATTTCAATTTTACTCCATCTTCTTTCAGTCTGTTGATATAAGGCTGTGTTTCTCTTAAAGGATCAATAATAGCAGCTTCTCCTGCTGAGGTAATATAGTAAGCACCCTGAGCAAGACATCCTGTATAAATCTGTTCTATTTTCATTGTATTTTATTCTTTATTCTGTTATCTGATACAAATTTCCTGCTTTGCTTTTTCCTGTACAGCTACTTTTGTTACACAAGAAAATTAAAGAAAGACTTCTTTCGTAATGATATAAATACCCATGATCAGGATAAACCACCCAAATGCAGGTTTCAGTTTTTTGCCGTCTATCTTTTTTGATAGTTTTGAGCCCATTATAATTCCTGCAACAGCAATCACCGTAATAGAAACCAGCAGTTTCCATTCTATTTTCACCTGGTTTACTGAAGAGAGGAAACCGATTAAAGAATTGAAAGAAATAATCACTAAGGAAGTTCCTATTGCAGTTTTCATGGGCACTTTTAATAGATTCACTAATGCCGGAATGATCATAAAACCGCCTCCAGCTCCCACCAGTCCCGTTAAAATACCAACTATTGAACCCTGTCCGGCTGCCAGAAAAAAATTATTTTCATCCTGAATGTTTTCTAAAGTTTCTTTTGAGGAATTGCTTTTAATCATTTTATAGGAAGCAAGAATCATCAAACAGGCAAAAACCAGTAATAAAAAAATGTTCCTGGTAATGGTAAAATTGTGTATTTGAAGTATTTCTACAGGAATCAGAGGAAGAATATATTGTCTTGTCAGAAAAATCGAGATTACCGAAGGTATTCCGAACACCAGCGCCATTTTAAAATTGACCAGTCCTTTTTTAAAATACGATGCAGAACCTGCAATACTGCTCATCCCCACTATAAAGAGGGAATATTCTGTTGCCAGAAAAGCATCGATCCCAAAGAGATAAACGAGTACAGGAACCGTGAGAATACTTCCTCCTCCTCCGATTAACCCCAGAGAAATACCTATTAAAACTGCCGCTGTATATCCTATAATTTCCATTTCTATTCAAATAATTCTGATGCAAAAATGGGAATATGAATGAAAGTCTACAGCTACTTTTGTTACATAAGGAGATTTTTAAACACGAATAATTTCACAAAGGACACAAAGAATTTAGCGTAATTCTGCTTCTTTGAGATTGCTTCACCTTTGGTTCGCAATGACTTTAACTACCCCGTCAAAAATTCTTTGAACTTTTGCCACCCTTCCAAGAAAGGGAAATATGAGTATTTTTGATTAAATTGAGAGAGAATTTATGAGTTCAGGGCTTTCAGGAGGGTAATTTTATTTCTGCCTAACATGAGTTTTCCGTCTTCTTCCAGTTGCTTCAAAAGTCTTGACACCACTACTCTTGCGGTTCCCAGCTCATTGGCAAGCTGCTCATGAGTGGTATGAATCGTTTCAGAGCCGGTGAGTTCAGATTTTTTCTGCAATAGGTTGAGAAGTCTTTCGTCTACTTTTTTGAAAGCGATGGCATTGATGATATCTAATAGCTCTTCAAATCTTTTATGATACAGTCTGAAGATATAATCCAGCCATTCCGGATGATCTTTGATGAATAAAGATACTTTGTCTACGGGTAAGAAAAGTATTTCTGCATCCTCTTCTATCTCTGCTTTTACAATGCTTTTTTCATTATGCATACCGCCCAGAAAAGACATGATACAGCTTTCTCCGGCTTTGATGTAGTATAATAAAATTTCACGTCCGTCTTCTTCTGTTCTGATCACTTTCAGCATTCCTTTCATCACAATAGGAATGGAACGGATGGAAGCATTTTCATCTAGAATAATATCTCCTTGATGGTAATTCTTCGTTATACCATATTGATACAGTTTTTCTACCAATTCTGGTGATGATGAGAATTCTGAAGAAAGTATCGTGTCGTTCTGCATTTTTTTATTCTAATTTACGCCAATTTCATCAACAAACAACCATGCTTTGGAATCTGCACCAGGATTTCCTGCCGGAATAATGCCTGCATTTTCAATAGTTACTTTCAGGTATTTCGCGTTCTGCGTTCCTACATTCACTTTGATTTTTCCGCCGGCCTTCTGAATTTCAGGCGTGCCGATCTCTTTAATCAGTTTGAAGTTCTTATTATCATCAGAAACAAAAATCTTTGCAGATTTAGCCAGATGAATCCAGCTTCCTTTATTTTCAAGGGTATTGAAATACACTTCTGAAAAAGTTGTTTTCTGCCCCAAATCTATTGTTGCCACTACATCTTTTCCCTGAAAGCCCAGCCATGTTTTACCCAGTTGTTTTACATTTCCGATAATACCATCTACTAAGGTGAAAGCACCTCCAAAAGAATAGTTTTCGCTAGGTTGTTGTTCTAAAGTTATCTTTTTTCCGGTAGTCTTTGAAATGGTAAATTGCTG
Encoded here:
- a CDS encoding MBL fold metallo-hydrolase, whose product is MKIEQIYTGCLAQGAYYITSAGEAAIIDPLRETQPYINRLKEDGVKLKYIFETHFHADFVSGHLDLSHKTGAPIVYGPTAHPEFDAIIVEDEQIFEIGDIKIKVLHTPGHTLESTCFLLIDENGVEKALFSGDTLFLGDVGRPDLAQKGANMTQEELAGLLYDSLYNKILPLDNDITVYPAHGAGSACGKNMQKETVDTLGNQKRTNYALNQKDRQSFIKEVTDGLLPPPAYFGMNVMMNKKGYSSFDEVLSKGLHALSPEQFEEIAEASGALILDVRSNREFAKGFIPQSINIGLDGDFAPWVGALIADVSQPILLVTEKGYEEEAVTRLSRVGFDHILGFLDGGFESWKKSGKETDLVNRISAEQFESEIKGKEAKIIDIRKESEYNAEHINEAYSKPLAYINDWIHKIKPTEHFYMHCGSGYRSTMAASILQARGYRNFSEIEGGFKAIASTDIPKSDFVCQTKILNK
- a CDS encoding sulfite exporter TauE/SafE family protein codes for the protein MEIIGYTAAVLIGISLGLIGGGGSILTVPVLVYLFGIDAFLATEYSLFIVGMSSIAGSASYFKKGLVNFKMALVFGIPSVISIFLTRQYILPLIPVEILQIHNFTITRNIFLLLVFACLMILASYKMIKSNSSKETLENIQDENNFFLAAGQGSIVGILTGLVGAGGGFMIIPALVNLLKVPMKTAIGTSLVIISFNSLIGFLSSVNQVKIEWKLLVSITVIAVAGIIMGSKLSKKIDGKKLKPAFGWFILIMGIYIITKEVFL
- a CDS encoding Crp/Fnr family transcriptional regulator, whose amino-acid sequence is MQNDTILSSEFSSSPELVEKLYQYGITKNYHQGDIILDENASIRSIPIVMKGMLKVIRTEEDGREILLYYIKAGESCIMSFLGGMHNEKSIVKAEIEEDAEILFLPVDKVSLFIKDHPEWLDYIFRLYHKRFEELLDIINAIAFKKVDERLLNLLQKKSELTGSETIHTTHEQLANELGTARVVVSRLLKQLEEDGKLMLGRNKITLLKALNS